The following DNA comes from Watersipora subatra chromosome 8, tzWatSuba1.1, whole genome shotgun sequence.
GCGACTTTAATGATaaatatttcaactttttagtttttctaaGACAGAACTTACAGATTCAAAATTGACAATGTATAAAGAATGAAATTTCTTTATAATAGTACTCAAACTAAACTGTAAGTAGAATTTGGAAAGGTAAGATGCAACAGAGATAATGTGCAAAACACTAAATAAATTTTGCAAGAAGTACTGCATTTCTGAATTTTTTGGGGTTTCTTTAATTGCGACGCTCAGGAAAAAAACTGCctttatcaaactttgttttAAATACTTAGATTTAAAGTTGAGTTCAATTTTGGCACAACAAAATTGATTTCCTAATTAAAATTTTCCTTTCAAAATTGTTCAACTTAGCAAGCGATTTCAGTCTTTCCTTAAGCcctttaaataaaaacatatgcTGAAAATGAACTTGAATacgttttaaaagaaaaaaaggttCAGGAAACCGCTTTGAAATTTTATCTtacttttgttttaattgttgAAGACTTTCTGACTGCTACCTTTCTAAAACTGAGCAATTTTAGTTAAATTTAGAATCCAACAGTGTCGATATTATATACAGCTTATGTTGCAATAAAAAGATAATAAACATATTCACCAGCATGTGGGCATAAGACCGAATCTTTAAACAATATTcttaaaacaaaagtttttattgaaaaaccAAAATTATTGAGAGACTTTTCAAAAATGAATCCCAAAATATaagatttatgtaaattttttatatcTTCAACTACAATCCCAGTACCTATATGACCATAATTTTAACCGCTAAGATAAAAGCTGATAGTTAAACACTACAATATTTCACTCAATAAAACCTATTTATTTAGACGTTAAGGAAAAGCAATGcatttgttaaaatattcattaaagTAAATACATATAGGTAAATAATATATGCTTAAATAAAGTGAtcacaaaaatttaatttcatcaaaatttgttataagttatcCTCAACCTTAATACATAGAATAAGTACCTACATAGCCATGTACGTGACCGTGTTTTATTGATGTAAAAGATCAGAGTTGAAAGTTTGAACAGCTGAATGGGAAAACCTGTTTATCTAATTCTGAGTAGAGTAATACCATCTTTATTACAATAAGAGGCACATTTTAGAGTGTGTGCAAGGCTACAAgttgaagtttgaaaaaatattgcatcgtGCAAGGTTCGTAGTCGCAACTTTTAGCATTGCAGACCGGCACTCTAACAACGGCACCAATCGACTATctcatttttgtcaaaattttctacacatagttattacacctgataaccTCTAATGACATTCTATACAGACAGAGTACTAGTCAAGTTATAAATAAAAGGGTTGATGTAAACTTCATTGAATCCTGACAGTTAAATTATACTTGTAATAAGTCAATCAAATGTTTCAGGTTACTGCTTCCAGTTTAACAATAATGGAAGCTTTTTGACTCACACACCAGGTTACAACGGAGGAGTAAATTTTGTGTTGAATACCATGGTTGATGAGTATTACATTGGACCGCATTCCTACTCTGAAAGTTTCTCAGTAAGTAAAGATGCGTATTTCAACTAAATCTAGtgaatgtatttttatttactattgTAGAGTCTAAAAATggtttttttactaatttttaaacattttcttgaaaaaactttgatgatagataaataaaattaacttctttcatttaaaaaaaaatttaagcatcggcaAAAACTCGGTAGAATCTGAAGAGGGACATTTCCAAGGTtgcttgttttaaaatgtagaaATGACAACTTCATGTCTGAATTGCAAATGTCATATGCCTCCTGCTTTTGGAAAAGTTTTTGAagatttgtattttattaaccatagcatatataatgatattttttagCACCCCTTGGTGGTTCGCCAGtgaaattttaaagaaaaatgcAAACCAGTATTTGAAAACAAGTTTATTTTAGGTTGCTTTGCATGATGCCTCCCAGGTTCCCCTTATGACAGAGCTAAGTTATGGAGTCTCCCCAGGCCAAGAAACTCAGTTTCTTGTGCAGAAAAAAAAGGTAGTGCACTACAGTGCTaacataaaacaattttatttgatgacattttttaaaactgaaaacaaatatttaagcTTAAACTTATGTAAATAAGCTTATTTTATCTCAAATGCCACAAACATCCTTCATGGATTTGCTTTAGAATGagagtaaactaactaaaaacggcctaaacgctccttgttggcaccggaaacgctcgtgttgttgaatgcagttatcactctagggaaagataactctatggagtAATCtaactaaaaaaaatgtttggcaaTTAAGTTTTACGCTTGCATTTACctgatttgtttttttttgtaaagatttttttaaatagcttataaacaccATGTAAATAGGTTAAGAAAGTTTTTGCTGGTACTATAAGACTCCATGTTTTTTTCAGATAAAGCGAAAACCTCCATATGCTGATGGTGGGCAGGCAGACTGCTTTGATACTGATAACCTACCAAACCCTCTGCATCACTACCCAGTCTACTCTTATTCAGCATGTAAGAGTGAGTGCAAAGCCTCTCACATAATCAACAGATGTGGGTGCAAAGATATATTTGATCCACGTGAGTATACCCTCGTACATTTCACTATGTTTAAAGAGAGTTTACAATaatcaaaaacatttatttgagCTATTGCTTGCTACTATACAATAAATGCTTATCAACCAGGTTAATGGGTTAACAGGTTAACAGGCTATATCAAATATTTTCTTGCTTGTTAGAATGCTTGAAATAGTTTAGCTTTTTTAGGCAAAGTTGAGCATAGGTTAGGGCAGAATGCGCACTGATTATAGTTATTTTGATATGCATTATAATCATTGTAGTTTCTCAAACCTACAATtcattgaaataaacaaaaataattatctaatgGAAACATCTGGAGAAAAACATCagaatcatcatcattaaatattgcaacaaaacaatattttaactaTCGCAACTAAAGTTGCCCATAATAATTTCAGTGCATTTTTTGGTtttgatctgcaaaaaatgtaacagTACAATGTACTACGcgtggagtttttaccttccaGACAGTTGTGTAAAGTAAACGCTGAATGTGTTTTAGATGGAATTAGCTcaataaaaacatacttgaaggaaattttattatatatatgtataaatatatatatatgcatatacatatatatgtataattatgtgtatatacatgtatatgcaaatatatataaaactttgaaaacttttacagttgtttttattttttcttcaaatTTGTTTATACTACAactagacttttttattacccgggcaacatcAGGTAACAcaattatttatgtatatatagattttgCGTATATGTTTATAGGTATATGTAGCAATGAATTTACTTAAGATACCTACTTAGTCATAAATGCATCCAAAAAggtttatacatgtaaatccATATATCTGATTGAGGGCTGGGTAAAGTCATGCGGAAAGCGTTTATATAGGGGACACTGCACATTGTTGACGGttgctaaaattatattttagcattttttgtgAAGCATCCATATAGGCcttttatttcaatttcaaaagaaaaaatcttTAAACAAATTCCTTGACTTTGGCTAAAAACAAGCAGCATGTGAAATGATATTTTGATCAATTGAAATCAAAGGTGATTGAGTTTTTTAAAGCTTAACCAGTATCAAAAAAGCTGCGGCAAGACTAAAGCGATctcatttttgtttcaaaagatTGATATTTGTGCATGCTCTTTGACAGCGCTAAACGGGTCCCAGACATGCACAGTTCAAGAGATGATTGAGTGTGGAATAACAGCTAGAAGTAAGTACCTGTTTGTTTCACCTTTACCATAGTCACTAAAATAAAGATTGAGCTTTATAAAATGGTCAGCTATCTTATGTATTACATTCGAAGCTTGAAGTTTTTAATTTGCTGAATGGTCAACATTTTTACTAAAGTAACTGCAAGCGATAGTGCTAGCCTTCAgctatttgacgaagaaaaaattcaaatttttaacttGCTTATTCAGTGAGTTGTAttgtatttgttaatttatctTTTGAGAAAGGAATTCCCAAATCATTTAATGCAAATCttgatttttcttttgcagATGAGTTCATTGTAAATGCAGACCTGCTGAAAAATTGCAATTGTAAATCGGTTTGCTATGAGATTCGTTACAGTGCTGGACTTTCTTTCAACGGATTTCCAAATACACATTGGATGAACGAGGTATCTTACTGTGAAGATGGTGAGTTAGTAATAAGCGAGTAATAAGATCACGAGCTATAGTAATAACACTAACATCCGTGCTCACTCCATGCATCAACAATGTCATTATGGTGTAAAATCTAGTCAACAAAAAATGACATCAATAAACTTAGCTAAAAACGTGGTATCGAAATGTATCACTGACTGAACTAGTAGCAATACACAGATAAgctttttatcaaatatttgaagtaaaatatattgaaagAATTATGACCATAAAACTGAAATTTTGAGATTGTTCCAATATATAGGATATAACGAGCAAGGAAAAGATAAATCTAATTTTTGCATACAATTGAAAAAGAGAACAATATCCACTCGATAATTGTGTCTTTTTTGTGACCTCCAGCCAATGTCAAAAATGAATTTCTTATAACTGTATGTTTAAAGAATGTGTGGAACATTGGAAAGTTAATGGCTTGCTCATTAATATCTACTATGGTGAGATGTCCTATGAGTACCTTGAAGAAAGCATTGCCTACACAGGAATAGACATGATTGGTAAGTCAAAGTCTGcaaattaaacatttaaaattgctACTAAGATAGAAGTTGTGGTTTGTAGATCAAGTTGCTGCTTGCATTAAAATTTGTATAACAGGAATCTAACATCATTAAAAAGTACTAATCACTTCTATAGACATATATTTAAATCTTTCTAAATTAACGGCTTGTGTACTAAACCAAGTTATTTTGATACCAGATTGTCTACAAAACATGAATTATTCATTTAAGTGGCTGTTAAATATTTTCTACAAGTAGGGCCTAATATGCTCATGAATACTATTATAATAAGTGTAATAAACTTACCGTTTAATTACAGGGTTTTAGACAAATTTATTTAActgaatataaattttaattattgtttaatgtttaattttaacTTAACTCAATATGATAAGGCTGTAAATTAGAACAATGATATTGTGGGAGTAAATACATTTCAATCTAAACTGCTTATACAGTCTAATATTTGCATAAGTtaaaaaacatacataaataaatactttatttttTGAGAGTGCAAGGCTTtgtataactacatatatatagaatatacatTATACTTATAAGACTATATGATTATATAGGGTTATGGTCATCATGTTACTAATATCCATGTAACTGACAAACTGTATGCTTGtgtgtaaaaaaattattgcttcCTTTTACTTTCCACAAGACAGTCAAGCCATAAATACACCATGTGTTAGCCACCAACAATACATATATCTTTATTAgatgta
Coding sequences within:
- the LOC137402735 gene encoding acid-sensing ion channel 1-like, with amino-acid sequence MEFDSDKSDYELRYIRYKNSYCFQFNNNGSFLTHTPGYNGGVNFVLNTMVDEYYIGPHSYSESFSVALHDASQVPLMTELSYGVSPGQETQFLVQKKKIKRKPPYADGGQADCFDTDNLPNPLHHYPVYSYSACKSECKASHIINRCGCKDIFDPPLNGSQTCTVQEMIECGITARNEFIVNADLLKNCNCKSVCYEIRYSAGLSFNGFPNTHWMNEVSYCEDECVEHWKVNGLLINIYYGEMSYEYLEESIAYTGIDMIANLGGTLGICLGASFLTLIEFIEFGLIKLSLLILKRNATARNTVTAFK